A genome region from Erigeron canadensis isolate Cc75 chromosome 3, C_canadensis_v1, whole genome shotgun sequence includes the following:
- the LOC122591838 gene encoding uncharacterized protein LOC122591838: MGRQTSYDDMNNFCKCIIHLYHDEYMRKPTQEDVNRVTAKHLEVHGFPGMLGSVDCMHWPWRNCPTAWQGQYTRGDKGHPTIMFEAVASYDLWIWNAYFGPAGLNNDINVLNESDLFDQLHEDRAPVVNFTANGEQFTKGYYLADGIYPEWSTLVKSFKCPMYPKTTKFKRYQKVSRKDVERAFVVLQGRFHILTHGARPLSINKIKRMMYSCVTLHNMVVDYNGRAISPFDLELVSEERSVRTWDQRVGTPLRMMGELRDRQAHHHL; the protein is encoded by the coding sequence ATGGGTCGACAAACGTCATATGATGACATGAACAACTTTTGTAAGTGCATCATTCACCTGTATCACGATGAGTATATGAGAAAACCGACTCAAGAAGATGTTAATCGAGTGACTGCGAAGCATTTGGAGGTGCATGGTTTCCCGGGTATGCTCGGCAGCGTTGATTGTATGCACTGGCCATGGAGAAACTGCCCTACCGCATGGCAAGGCCAATACACTCGTGGCGACAAAGGACACCCCACAATCATGTTTGAAGCtgttgcttcatatgatttgtggatttggaatGCTTACTTTGGACCAGCCGGTTTGAACAACGACATAAACGTACTCAATGAATCTGACTTGTTCGACCAGCTCCATGAAGATAGGGCTCCTGTGGTCAACTTTACCGCTAACGGCGAGCAGTTTACAAAGGGGTATTATCTAGCCGACGGTATTTATCCTGAATGGTCTACACTCGTGAAGTCTTTCAAGTGTCCCATGTACCCCAAGACGACAAAGTTCAAGCGCTATCAAAAAGTTTCAAGGAAAGACGTAGAACGTGCATTCGTGGTGCTTCAAGGTCGTTTCCATATCCTCACTCACGGAGCGCGTCCATTGAGCATCAACAAAATTAAGCGTATGATGTACAGTTGTGTGACTTTGCACAACATGGTTGTTGATTATAACGGTCGTGCAATTAGTCCATTTGATTTGGAGTTAGTTTCGGAGGAGAGGTCAGTTCGTACTTGGGACCAACGAGTGGGAACACCGTTACGTATGATGGGGGAGTTACGTGATCGACAGGCGCACCACCATCTTTGA